The following are encoded together in the Thermococcus sibiricus MM 739 genome:
- a CDS encoding EVE domain-containing protein, translating into MAYWLCITNRDNWKVIKEKNVWGVPKRHKNTIAKVKPGDKLLIYVKQERKDKQILEPKIVGIFEVVSEPYEDSKRIFKSPPHSNETYPLRVKIKPVKLGEVDFKPLIPKLRFITNKKKWSGHLMGKAMREIPEEDYKLIKKLLR; encoded by the coding sequence ATGGCATATTGGCTCTGCATTACGAATCGTGACAATTGGAAGGTTATTAAAGAGAAGAACGTCTGGGGTGTGCCGAAGAGGCATAAGAATACAATTGCCAAAGTTAAGCCCGGCGATAAGCTCCTCATCTATGTGAAACAAGAGCGCAAGGACAAGCAAATTCTTGAGCCGAAGATTGTTGGAATTTTTGAGGTTGTTAGTGAGCCTTATGAAGACTCAAAGAGGATTTTCAAAAGCCCACCACACAGCAATGAGACTTACCCCTTGAGGGTCAAAATCAAACCCGTGAAACTTGGTGAAGTTGACTTCAAGCCATTAATTCCAAAGCTGAGGTTCATCACTAACAAAAAGAAGTGGAGCGGCCACTTAATGGGCAAAGCCATGAGAGAAATCCCAGAAGAGGACTATAAGCTAATCAAGAAACTACTTCGATAA
- a CDS encoding MoaD/ThiS family protein, translating into MKVFVKLIAQVAEGIERLEFWVFLEENSTLGDLLKKLELERKIKIEWDKRNIVILINGRSAEFLGGVKAKLKDMDKIVIMPVAAGG; encoded by the coding sequence ATGAAGGTGTTCGTTAAGCTGATAGCTCAGGTAGCAGAGGGTATAGAAAGGCTAGAATTCTGGGTTTTTCTGGAAGAAAACTCTACGTTAGGTGATCTTTTAAAAAAGTTAGAGCTTGAAAGAAAGATCAAAATAGAGTGGGATAAGCGGAACATTGTTATTTTAATAAACGGCCGTTCAGCGGAGTTTCTTGGTGGAGTTAAAGCCAAACTCAAGGACATGGATAAGATTGTAATAATGCCTGTTGCGGCGGGAGGATAG
- a CDS encoding CGP-CTERM-anchored Cys-rich protein, with amino-acid sequence MKRVIVLALLLLIAPLVSACYNPMDSLALEVRLNKPGIQHDLTSLKDAKNVIIENGSIIYRSHYDDRVAVILKEVDSSLLVRIQIPAKSFESKYAYTSFETPLLISNQSLEQIKALGWDVEDYTFRKRSLFVQISSRKGDECESDSDCATGGCSGEVCAPKEVAKEIVTPCVYREWYNCLRLTQCGCYNGLCTWKPNSDFEKCLKDYGVDPSKVIKPPLAEVYIADYGKEKPSEGDIADLKALFEELGIACAFEEIEFKTETTNAPVGVVDPYSFNFKEALRVELEWLKEKGIINISDEDIEAIVEVAEKGKSGYNSHIGWYEKGGKYSWIAYDESDNPLLLRCVGQPFELKLPSGQVELSQTTTPSDTTSQQTGTICGPGLILGLVLVARVFRK; translated from the coding sequence ATGAAGCGAGTGATTGTTTTGGCATTGCTTTTATTGATTGCACCTCTGGTTAGTGCATGTTATAACCCGATGGATTCCCTGGCTTTGGAGGTTCGTCTAAACAAACCGGGCATCCAACATGATCTAACCTCCTTGAAGGACGCTAAAAATGTAATAATTGAAAATGGAAGCATAATATATCGTTCTCACTACGATGATAGAGTGGCCGTTATTTTGAAGGAAGTTGATTCTTCTCTGTTGGTTAGAATACAAATACCTGCGAAAAGCTTTGAATCTAAGTATGCCTACACATCTTTTGAAACACCTTTGTTAATTTCTAACCAAAGTTTGGAGCAGATTAAGGCCCTGGGGTGGGATGTTGAAGACTATACCTTCAGGAAGAGGAGTTTATTTGTGCAGATAAGCTCTAGGAAAGGTGATGAGTGCGAGAGCGATTCAGATTGTGCAACGGGAGGCTGTTCTGGAGAAGTTTGTGCTCCAAAGGAAGTTGCAAAGGAAATCGTAACCCCATGTGTGTACAGGGAGTGGTATAATTGCTTGAGGTTAACTCAATGTGGCTGTTATAACGGGCTCTGCACGTGGAAGCCCAATTCGGATTTCGAGAAGTGCTTGAAGGATTACGGGGTTGACCCCTCAAAGGTCATTAAGCCCCCGCTTGCCGAAGTTTACATAGCAGATTATGGAAAAGAGAAGCCAAGTGAAGGGGATATAGCCGATTTGAAGGCTCTTTTTGAAGAGCTCGGCATAGCATGTGCTTTTGAGGAAATAGAGTTTAAAACCGAGACCACAAACGCTCCCGTGGGTGTTGTTGATCCATATTCCTTCAATTTTAAGGAGGCCCTGAGGGTAGAGCTCGAATGGTTGAAGGAGAAGGGAATAATAAACATAAGCGATGAAGACATTGAAGCAATCGTTGAGGTTGCGGAGAAAGGGAAATCAGGTTACAACTCCCACATAGGCTGGTATGAAAAGGGAGGAAAATACTCATGGATTGCTTATGATGAGAGCGATAATCCACTTTTGCTTAGGTGCGTTGGCCAGCCCTTTGAGCTTAAGCTTCCCTCAGGTCAAGTTGAACTTTCTCAAACCACCACACCATCAGATACTACCTCACAGCAAACAGGGACTATCTGCGGCCCCGGGCTTATCCTGGGTTTGGTGCTGGTGGCGAGGGTTTTTAGGAAATGA
- a CDS encoding AAA family ATPase gives MLFDVHPKTSITELFGRRAEYLSFIEAVEKRRNFFIITGPRRIGKTSFLYASLNELEKEYGIPYAVVDARAATSINSKYPQRIISERLYKALVSRGFVGGVVSKIKGIKIGGIEIETDEHNIDIVDILSAINEGNELAIIAFDEAQYLRFSNEDLTKLFAWVLDSLPNVILVFTGSQVGVLENFLRLEDGKAPLFGRYEVRINLPRFNPSESLEFLRRGFEEYSIRVNERELLPVVNTLDGVPGWLVHYGARRIDGLTHDEAIERVLNEAMKYVETEFEELDKLSPRYKIIMRIVARLSEGRGHARWDRIKNLAEEELEENIDEKSMRKYLSKLVDYGFLETIGYGKYRIPDPVMYRVFRRM, from the coding sequence ATGTTGTTTGATGTACACCCAAAGACATCAATTACTGAGCTTTTTGGGAGAAGGGCAGAGTACCTTAGCTTCATAGAAGCTGTGGAGAAACGTAGAAATTTCTTCATAATTACCGGTCCTCGTAGAATAGGGAAAACGAGCTTTCTCTATGCCAGCCTCAATGAGCTTGAAAAAGAATATGGAATCCCATATGCAGTGGTGGATGCAAGGGCCGCAACTTCCATCAACTCCAAGTATCCTCAGAGAATTATATCTGAGCGGCTCTACAAGGCCCTCGTGAGCAGAGGTTTTGTAGGAGGAGTAGTTTCAAAGATAAAGGGTATAAAAATCGGAGGGATCGAGATAGAGACTGATGAGCACAACATTGACATAGTGGATATACTCTCAGCAATAAACGAGGGGAACGAGCTGGCCATAATAGCCTTTGATGAGGCTCAATACCTCAGGTTTTCAAATGAAGATTTAACAAAGCTTTTTGCATGGGTGCTTGACTCCTTACCCAACGTGATTCTTGTTTTCACAGGATCTCAGGTGGGAGTTTTGGAGAACTTTCTGCGCCTTGAAGATGGAAAGGCCCCTCTCTTTGGTAGATACGAAGTAAGGATAAATCTTCCTAGATTCAACCCTTCCGAGAGTTTAGAGTTCTTGAGAAGAGGATTTGAAGAGTACAGTATAAGAGTGAACGAGAGAGAGCTGTTACCTGTAGTGAACACTCTAGATGGAGTTCCCGGGTGGTTGGTGCACTATGGAGCCCGCAGGATCGATGGACTCACCCACGATGAGGCCATTGAGAGAGTCCTTAATGAGGCCATGAAATATGTAGAAACAGAGTTTGAAGAGCTAGACAAGCTATCTCCCAGATACAAGATCATTATGAGAATTGTCGCACGCCTGAGTGAGGGAAGAGGACACGCAAGATGGGATAGAATAAAGAACCTTGCAGAGGAAGAACTGGAAGAAAACATTGACGAGAAATCTATGAGGAAGTACCTCTCAAAGCTTGTGGATTATGGATTCCTAGAGACCATCGGATACGGAAAGTACCGGATACCAGATCCCGTTATGTACCGGGTCTTCAGGAGGATGTGA